The following nucleotide sequence is from Acyrthosiphon pisum isolate AL4f chromosome A2, pea_aphid_22Mar2018_4r6ur, whole genome shotgun sequence.
agaataaaaacatgcagtaacttaaatttttcgtcaaatatttatattagcgtGTTCCAgactttgtataatttttaaaatgttttggatttttttaaatacacatttgcAAACTCTTccttagttttattttactagaataaaaaaaaaaaccaaaactataaatattttttaggagcgtttaaagttcaaaaaatatctATCGTAGACAATTGAAACTTTTTGCTATCACGTCCCTATATGGcctatatcattattaacttCTAAGCACAACGCAATTTtcgaaataggtacctatttaaactttttttcagcTACTATGTACCACGCAAGAACCTATTATTCACCATTATAAGGTATGTGGTATTGACTACtcattagttataaaatattaacatcaataatacataggtacgttattatattattaaaataatatcgttaaaATCAATACTAAAGCGAAGTTTTTGCAAAAATCCGTTAAGCATGTCTTTGgacacttataatataaaatctaaaaataatttaacgatgGATGACAATAgtgatatgaaataataaaaaatattcttagaaataGAGACTGTTACGACGTCTCATCAATTAGTAAGAGcgaagaaaaacaaaattacagatGAATGATTCATGGAATGCAGAATCGTCCCACTGAAGGAGCTTGGACaaacaaaaatagtatttaaaataacaatcaacaacattattaaaagaCGCTTTAACTGGTGATATCATATTTGACTATCAgcttggtatattattaattaattatatgattattatttttcgatacGGGCCTGCAATAACTTGATATAAGTCAAATTTCTTCACAATTGtagccatatattataatcaatacatttccataattttaaattttttgcccAACTATGATCAAACTGTTTTAATCAGTTTCAAAACCTAATGTAAATAGGTTACATGTACGAATTTACAtggtattttataagtataaatctATTTTAAGTGCATTGTGATTTAATACCGCAAAATCAACGCCATAggttttatacagttatactattatacatacttGGTATTATTTaagcttaataataaattctttttaaaattaatatttattaagttaatttgttttaaaatgtttttgtttttacagtGATTTAAAGTATACTAGATCTATTAACATGAACGATAGGTAGGTCAGGGTATGAAAGAAATTCTTTGGGTCTTTGAACTGTTTTCACTATTTGTGCATGACTTGATAAATTGCATTGTAgtcgtttttgtttttacagtaggtttatacctatataggtaggtactgttatattatatacattatacatattattattaataaacgaaaacatGCAAACAATCAACCTGGGTGGACTATATAAATGgccatagtattatatttcataatagagAAGCTGCAAGGCCACAGAAAATAATGACACTTagggcaaaataaaaaaaattgttgttcttaATGCCATATTAAAATGTGCGATAACACTTGGCATTAGTAGTTTcctttaaataatcatttttaagggGTTTTCGAATGTActgcaatattatttgattCTCTAAGCGAATTATGACGTTAATATCCAAAAAAGTgtgaatatttttctataataagtaataaccattaaTCGGTCACATTTGCAGTGTTTACGACCATCATGGCCAATAGAGAACGATGTCGATTGCGTGTTTatatcatagaaatataataatataatatgatcatggTATAAAGTTGTATATTAATGTTCtttgtagaaaatatattatgttggttaaCGTtggttattaaatgtaatataatattgtagcttGTACTATCTTACCGTTACTTGTTAGGGAAATTATCAttagtaaattatcattatttgtctTTGATGTGACATTTCTTTGTTCATTCATCAATTTCTTatcaaactatttataataaacaataaacattcaaTGGCGCCATGGTAGTACGCAATAATTGGTGTGTATAGCCgggaaaaaaacatatatacaatACTCATTTGTTGCAATCTTAATGGATGTTGACTCTgcaatacaaacaaaatcacaTTAAGgagacgaaataatataatgttgtcggtcaacataattattattattatgaaattatggtgttccaaaaaaaatgactttccttggcgaaattaaaattaaatggactactcttaaaaaaatgttaatggaCTTGACGTTGATTGGATTATTTGAATTACCTACTCGTTGTTGATTTATTAAGTAACTAAAAATTTTACCTCGCATAAAGTGTATctgtagtatacatttttagttttctgTCTGTTACAGACATTGATCAATGGTGccaatggttaggttaggttaggctaaGTTTCATAAAGTGGACCAtcgtattgaaaaaattatataatatgtataaaaaaacaaaagatttaaaatattaattaaaattattacatatatttgatGCAATTTAAGTTCAAGAAAATGTAAGCTCTACGCAGAATATTTACACAAATCTTTTACTTTATTACGATAGTCAAAttcgtaaataaaaaatgtctgttCATTTTGTACAGATATAACCGGCGGTGGATTCTCGTACTCCGACCAGTATGAAAACGAATTGGCGTCGGTCAGGTGGTTTAGAACTAAAATGGATGGACCGATCAAATGGAAGTACACCGCATTTTCTTCGCCTCCCGACAGCTGGTGGATGACTTCGGTGGTGCCGAATGGCAATATAACTTGGGGATTCAAAAATCAGATCATTGACGGCTCGTGGGTGTTTAGAGTCGGTAAGAAACGTTATCTATgttgtgtttttgaaaaattgctaggtacctacttatagtttttttaactaGTGGAATAATGAacgattatttgttttttaaatcactAGGTACACTTATTATCagtaaaaacgttttaaatgcAGTGAACGATGTTTGTAGAACACCCTAAACGGTACCAGTTTTCTAAAGATACACGAATGTATATATAGTTGTTATCACTCAACCCCTTAAAACTCGTAACAGTGAGTTACGATTTTTTAAGgtgtttaatattgaaaaactcTACAGTAcaaacagattatattataatcaatgataatcaTGCAATAGCTTGataattctttataattataatttcaacatgaattaatacatttttttagaagttGACAAGAGGTCTATTCTAAAGTATCACATGATTGTAGGTGTCACACAGTTagtaaatatattcaactaacTCACTAAGGTTACCTCAATGGTCGTAGGTTTAGGACATTTCTTCAGAAATATGAAATGTGCATTTgacttatttaataaacaattttactaaaaagTAGTAAAAAATCAATGGCTATCAAGTTAATTTTAGTGCTTACtgattaggtacattttttcatctataagtaaattatttgaacCTTTGAACATTTATTGGCAACATAGGTATTGTTACTGCTGTTTTATACTTGTTAAATGTAAAGTGCGTTTCATCTTCACATACAATTTCGGTCAAGTGAACAAACCATAAGTTATAGGAGCAAAATTATTGTGCACAATCTTCACACATTTAACCAAAAAAAGGGAGAATGCATAGGTAACCTCACTGCTGTTCGGTAGGTGGTGTTGAGTGTGTAAGCCTCACATTGAAttggaataaataattattaaattattgtgccCAAtggaatacataataatgatcGTTTTGGTTAGTTACAAAGTATAGTAGTATATCtaatagtaatacaaaataaaacttaagGTAATGGGTACAAAATTAAAGATAACATAACATACaagtaataatcataaaatatgtataacattgtCAAGATATATATTAAAAGAGACAATATTACTACAATAGAGCaaatcgatataatacacctgTTCGCAAGGCCCTTTAGAGAGAGTTTCTAAGGtggttattgaaaatatagtaaaaaaaacgtTTACGAGCAAATAATATGGTCTAACTTTTTGGTAAACGGGTttactaaacaattattttaattataatattaaaatgtttacgaacggtggaattttttgttttgtcaattttatttattttaaaaagcattgggaattttcaatttggacctcccaaaagtaccagctagatccaattttctaccagaaacctcCTTCAACGTCGATAATCAAAGCATTTGTTTTACTAAAAAGAGTGTCTTcagttagaaaaataaataaaaaacccaTATCGATCATTGTTAtctcaataaattcatcgctcagctcagaatctaaaatttaatatcaaatttttctattataaattgttaataaaggTAATGACACGCTTGAACCGAAAAACCATCAAAATGTTGATGGATGGTCACAAGGGACAGGAAATAGATGGAAGCGATCTTTGAAGTCATACGAggtaatgtatatataggtacttatacagttatatatatttatgtttgtatgtaAGTAACAGTAACTATTTATCTGTACTAATAatcttacaatttattatttctataaacttaaaatttaatatgtttatatccCAACAATATAGCTCTGATTTTCGTTCTATGTGGGACTATAATTACTCTATTTTAGAAATCCTACACCAGcgaataataggtattaacaattaacaaataatttgataaaattgagttaatttataaaacttaactacctaataaatgcggttgttattttttgttcaaagaAAATTTCTTTGAAATAGATTTAATCTATTTCAAAATCGAATGGTCTTTGTCATTAttcttgaattaaaatattgatatattttatatttctgtataaCCAAGTGATTAAGACAATTATActcaattaatattaggtatattatgttgtagaaTGGCATAGACAACCCACAAACAAAACAAGagcattttatcaaaataaaacgaAGTCCCTCTGAAGAGGACTACGATGATGATGAGGAAGaagatatatttcaaaaaattattggtaTGTAAGACCTATTAATGGTTGTACATACATTTAAGTGATTATCAATAAACAACATTaaagtcttataattttgatgattaaaatacattacgttgaactttgtttcaaaatttttataacataatattaaatacacgtttaaatgtatacaattcaatacattatttatatatttctggttgtgttttattatttcctgCTAATACATTTACAGGATGTTTTATGGAGTTTTTCAAAGCGTTAGAAGGAATTTTTCAGAATTCAGGGTGACATATTATGCCATTTACTAGCAATGagccaatataattattaactatactaCTTTCCCAGAGTACAATGAGCGGGACatcatcactataatatataatattttgtttttgtcacCACTTATTGTATCGcacttatttttgttatattttatgttgaaatgaaaaaaaaaatacccgattattattgttttaatataatatggtatgtatgtatattttttttacaaaatcatcAATATGAATGTACACAATGGCTTACTCGCTAAGTAGTCTACAACAAACTTAAGTttaggtacaaaaatatatcattatataaatattttggacataaaaaaaatattactgttgTCTAAAGTTAAATTGATAGCTAGTCAATAGAGCTagacacaatattttaacaacatgattttttttgaacatgCATACAATAcgatttacattaataataatataatatttaaaaaaaaaggcacAAAACAGTGCATAACACTcgacttattaatataataataataataataataattgtcagtaTATCTATTTAGGGATTTGAGGcagtttcataataataaagctTATACAAAGGTCCTTAACGAAcgtaatagtagtagtagtagtaaaataataataactattattattaattactatcatTATACAAGAGGGgaaattattctaatttaattacaaaagtattttacaagAAACAAGTGAGAtcataacaaaaaacaaaatataacttggTTGTACGTGTGGTGGTTTTTAGTCTACGACATTTGTGAATTTGACTAGAaaccgcaaaaaaaaaaaataaaatgaacatccAGTAAACAGACCAAATAGTGCACGTACACACGATTAGCGTCGGAGAAGACCAAAGTCACAAAATAAGTAGTCAGTCTTAATAACTTCAACgctccgtcgtcgtcgtcttcttcACTTTTTTCAGTAATTATACCATGGTTATGTTTCGCTTCTTCTTGTCACCGCTGCTGACCGAACTCAACGATCCCTGCAGGCTTTGGTTGAACAGAATCATATTGTTCCGGTGATAGTTGTTGTACTGGCCGGGTGGCGGAAGTCCGTTTTGTTGCTGCTGGAAATGGCCCGGGGCCGTTCCGTAAATGTTTTCCGCGTTGgcttgttgttgctgctgctgttgttgttgttgttggagTTGTTGTTGCTGATAAGCTGGCAGAGGAGGCACTGGTGGTGGATACTGATTCTCGAAGTCACCGATCTGACCGTACGGACTGGTCCTGCGCTCGTGTTCGTGCAACAACTGCGAAGCGGTCCACGATTGGTACGGACTCAACGGTTTCGGTGCACGGGTCAACGTAGCTCCAGCAATCACGCTCAGGTGACCATTACTCTGGTGATGGTAAGGATGTGGTTGTTGATGTGGTTGTTGATGCGGTTGCtgatgctgctgctgctgctggagATTGTAGTGATGGTCGTTGGTAGCGGCCGTTCCGTATTGTGCCACGCTGTACCGTTTCTTCGCGTCACCCGTGTCGATCAGACAAGGTTCAAAATGCGATTCCAGTTCTGTCTTGATGGCGTTCATGGGAGAAGATATGTTCAGTGCACCGCCGTTTCCGTTGGGTATGACAGACACATTGAGCGATTTTTCCGGTTTGGGCGACTGTTTCTCCGGTTTCCGGTTGCGTTTCACGGCGCAAAACACACAGTACATAAGTAACAGCAGAGCAAGTAACATCAGGCCACCGGCGGCCGGTACCAATACGTCGTAGTGCATCTCAAAGTCCCCGGCGATCCCGGGTATGACGTTCTGGTTGGCAGATGTCCAAGACGGGTCGGCTGACGACACTGACGAGTGAGTGGTGATCAATGACGGCGGAGGTGGTGGTGACGGCACCGAAACCCTGACCCAGTTAGACACGGGTCCGGGAATGGAATCAGACTCGACGCGACCGTACGCTTTGACGGCTACGAACAGCGTCTGGTCTAGGAGCTCGGGCATCTTGTTCATGTCCACTGAGAACACGGTCTCTGAGCCCGGAGCTAACGGCAGCGGAGTGCCGTGAATCCAAACTGGTGCAGAGTCGAAGTCGTTGAGCAACGACCGAAGTGACTGTGAATAGCGGATTTCATACCGGGCTACAGAATTCCCACCCATATCCGGCGACGTCCATGTAAGTCGGGCTTTCAACTCAGACTTGACAATCTCGGCTTTCAGGTCACCCACTCGGCCCACATTCGCCGATGATGATGATAGATCTTCAGCGGTGTATGTGACGGACAGTGGGGTGATAATACGTTGAAACGGATTCAGTTGTTCCACTGACGGTGACGTCATGAACGATCCACAGCAGTTCGAttctataaatacaataatgtgACGTTAAGTAATGTCATATGAATTTATAAAGTCAAATTATCGAAGTTCTATACTAACCGGAATTTACTGGATTTCGTTCTATGTTCCTGTGGGAGCTGTGTTGCCAAGTGTACGCATTGCTGCTGCTGTCCGAAACTGTAATTTCAAAAGTATAAACTCCAAGTCCACCAATCATCGGGTTGAAATATCTTGAATAAATTCCATCGCCTTTCATGAGATCCGGATCTGTATAAAaccagtaaaattaaattaaaaaatgttttgggtttagaagaataatattttctttgacaACGGATTATCGCTATTTTAGAGAACAATGggtaattatacaaattgtactGACCTCCACTTCCTGTGTCCAAGAGATCAAACTTTTCACGATGTGCGTTCGAACCGTTTAAACCTGGTCGGATGACCGACACTTCAACCTTGGCGCCCAGTACTGGATAGTCACCACGTTTGACTTCGGCGTAAATCGTCAATGGATTGGTCGTTCCACTTGTCCAAGCCCTAGCTCTGACCACAGGAGAATTTTTCGATAGCGGTTTGGCCATCACTTGCACGTAATGCGGTTGCGGACTTCCTTGGAACCGTTCGATGTGGTATGTCCACGTTCCGGTCTGTAAAACGAAAAATACACACTCGGTTAACattgaaataaaacataaagaaaaaacaacagcaacatcaacaaaaaccgccatgataataatatataataataaacataaacataaacatataataatattcacctCGTTTATAGCGGCCGGCACACTGAGCATTTTAAGCGATAACAGTGAATCGGATCGAGTTGAGTAGACCCGCTGCGATGGGCTGGTCAGGGTGATAGCTCTGATCAGTGGATTTTCGGTATTATGCGTGTAAACGGTGAACTTTGCCGGTTCACCCATGTGGTCTTCCAAAACGAAGCTACCGGTTACCACGGTCCGTCCATCGTCAGTCAGTTCACGCCTGTGAATTTCCACAGGCAAATCGCCTTTGTTGCCTTGGTAGTACGTTTCCATTATATTGCGCATAACGTTTGTCAACTTGAAGTATGTGGACAAGTACGACGTGGCCATGTTGTACCGGTTTTCGGTGACCGTGAACGAAACACCACCGGTCTTGTCAGCCATCCAGTCCAGGGATTTGAGCCTGTTGAGCATCGGGTACGTGACGGTTGCCAAACGTATGTTTTTATCTTTGGCCTCGGAAACTTGTTTAGCCAAGTCCGGCGTGTATGATTGCAAAGTTCCAGGGGCGATCACTACGATGACCGAACTGGCGGGACCACTATTGCTTGTGCGAGTTTCTAACATCTGCAAAGATAAAACACAACagataaatgaatatattttgttttttgtgtctTTGTCCTGCGAAAGGTCGCATTGGAATGATTAATTACCTGTATAGCTTCTTTCAATGCGCAGGCTAAACACGCCGGCTGCCTCGAGTCACCAGTGGAGTATGGGATATTCGACGCCACTTGGTCTCTTGCTTCCGGTGTTTGTAATCTGCTTAGTCCGTGCAGGCGGTTGGCTGAAGAATCATTGGCCGAAACTAGGCCAACTTCCGTGTTGGCTGGAAGATCATGTACGGCCCATTTACGAATAGCCGATCGCAAAAAGCTCCAAGATTCCTgtatgatgaaaataataattattaatccaatattaaaataataataatattatgttattatcaaaATCGATCAAGAAGATCGTACGAGGATTTACAGGCAAAAAATAAGATACATACCCTTTCCATCATATCTTTCGTGTCTTCGATGACCACTACGTATCTGGTGAGCATTTCTTTCTTGAAGATGAACGTCGGCGTCAGATTTTGATTTCCCGACAAGTTCACACTAAACacgacaataaaaataaattaaacgtcCGCAATCAAAATATATACGCGTATTGAAATACTGTGGTTTACGCGTGCAACGATCACTTACCCTTTGGTAAAGTCCGAATGAGTGTTTATGACCTCCATGATACTCCGTCTTCCGCAAAGTGCATTTTGTTTGGTAGGCGCGTAACGGTCGTGACTGGAAGCGTCACAGAACTTAGTCACTTGAGATGCTGTGGAAAACATGAGTGAAGTTTTTGCTTCTGGGTGGACCAATGCTGTCGTGTTGATGGAATCACAAGCTCTGGAAAAATagaaaagaagaaaaattagttttgtaaaaaaaaaaaaacattgtcgATCGcagctataatattgtacacaacaATCGCTACACACGCACCTGGTCTGGGAAATTGGTTTGTCAGAACATCCGTTGACCTCGGCCGGAGACGATTCGGACGCGTAACATGACGGGTAGACCGCGTCGCCGGCGTATCCGACCTCATCGAACACTCCGTACCGGTATTTGGCCCACTGTTTGGTCAGTTCCTTGCCCAGTTCTCGGGGCTCTTGGAATAGCCGGTAACTAGAGTATATGGCGTCACCAGGACGGCCACAACCTTGTGACTGTTGCGTCCATAGAGCATCTCCATGCACCGGGTGTGGAAGTCCGACGACAACGTCTGGCGTTTCTCCCTGGCTGCTGACGATCCCACGCAGATGACCGACACAGTGGTCTGGCCAGTTTTGCGGAAGCATCACGGTCACCGACCGGAAGTAAGCCTTGCCGCTGAGCGCTTCGTGTAGAGATTTTGATCCACTGGTGAACGCCGCCTGTGACacgagaaaaaaattcattttaaataaccgTTCGTgggtatatatcataatatatgtacacaaATAATGTATGGTTGTGCGCTCTCTCCGGGGGACGGACATATCGCGTATTATTTTTCACCGGTGTCACGTCAAACCTTACGTGTGCGCCGCCGTCAATGCCACATAGCTAGGGCTTCGTCATCAGCCATAACCCCCTCAAACTACCCCATCGGCGGTGGAACGCGCGACAGCGTGAAAACGTCGACGttgataaaatgtgtataatattattattataatgacgaacagaaaaaaaaaatcgtcggttataatattatatatattattatatacgtcatgGCGAGCAGCGAGAGGTATAACCGCGGCGGCGAGGAACGTATTTATCACAAGCGCGTCTGCAGCTGTGAGCATGCGCGCCCTGGGCGAGAATTGATTGCCAGTCGAACCGGTCGTGATTTCGAACACGTTATAAATCACCCGGCAGCTAATTCGTCTGTCCGTCAGTGGTTTCGGCAccgaaaccaaaaataaaataaaataataacgacgacgacgcgcCCGTTACCCACActcttcgtataatataatacatatataaaaaatccgAAGAAATCCCCTAGGCCCATTAGTCTCGGTCGGAATGTCCAAAAACCAAGAGAGAAAATAAAACGCAAGTTTACCGACGTAAACGAATGTAACACACACACGTAACATATGCAAATGTCTGCAACGtgtgcagtattataatattatggttgttgtataggtacgtatcgTATTACCCGGAGAAGACTCTGTGTGGGTAGGTACGAATATATCGAGTCGATTAcggtagttataatattattatacggtatcgattatgttataggtatcgTTGCTCACGTTTGCGTCCGAAAAGTCATTTCCTATTGTTACGACGACGATCGGTCGATTATTATAACGAAGAGTTTCTAAAAACGCAATCGCGCGCGGCGGGAAAGTGATAGGTCGCTGCAGCTGAGCGGTGTAACGGTGCAGCAGGTATAGATAACAATAACGATATAggatatgatttatatatttaggtactctTCTTCTGATCACAAACGTGTCTCGTCGTTCATCGGCGACGGTGGCCGGCAAGAGCGTTTTTTTCTCATACTGTTCTTCCTAGTTTTCATCACGAATCAATTAAAACCCAGAGGATTACGCGCGCGGTGATCGAGCGGCGAACACTTATCCGACAATTTAGCGAGAAATCTATCGTACCGTGGCCGACCGGTTAATTATCAACCACGAGGTGCTCATTATAATTGACGgtcgtgtgtatatatatgtatataatatttgtaatattatatgcaacacAGCTGCCGTGTGATTGATGCTGGACAAGCGCGTAACGAGATTATAATTCAGAGATTTTCTCGACGGAAA
It contains:
- the LOC100169242 gene encoding uncharacterized protein LOC100169242 → MTDTFPLVLLILFKVISAGSQTAPWVLNRADPGSSSVSFFNNTVTDSYMMVRWTWRDSASGFWDTRLRVTLNKEDITGGGFSYSDQYENELASVRWFRTKMDGPIKWKYTAFSSPPDSWWMTSVVPNGNITWGFKNQIIDGSWVFRVGNDTLEPKNHQNVDGWSQGTGNRWKRSLKSYENGIDNPQTKQEHFIKIKRSPSEEDYDDDEEEDIFQKIIGCFMEFFKALEGIFQNSG
- the LOC100167197 gene encoding calcium-activated chloride channel regulator 1 translates to MTACAFLAAVLACTVAAAFAGGSAVFQSGAYDNVVVAIKDSVPVTNCKLIVNNVEAAFTSGSKSLHEALSGKAYFRSVTVMLPQNWPDHCVGHLRGIVSSQGETPDVVVGLPHPVHGDALWTQQSQGCGRPGDAIYSSYRLFQEPRELGKELTKQWAKYRYGVFDEVGYAGDAVYPSCYASESSPAEVNGCSDKPISQTRACDSINTTALVHPEAKTSLMFSTASQVTKFCDASSHDRYAPTKQNALCGRRSIMEVINTHSDFTKGVNLSGNQNLTPTFIFKKEMLTRYVVVIEDTKDMMERESWSFLRSAIRKWAVHDLPANTEVGLVSANDSSANRLHGLSRLQTPEARDQVASNIPYSTGDSRQPACLACALKEAIQMLETRTSNSGPASSVIVVIAPGTLQSYTPDLAKQVSEAKDKNIRLATVTYPMLNRLKSLDWMADKTGGVSFTVTENRYNMATSYLSTYFKLTNVMRNIMETYYQGNKGDLPVEIHRRELTDDGRTVVTGSFVLEDHMGEPAKFTVYTHNTENPLIRAITLTSPSQRVYSTRSDSLLSLKMLSVPAAINETGTWTYHIERFQGSPQPHYVQVMAKPLSKNSPVVRARAWTSGTTNPLTIYAEVKRGDYPVLGAKVEVSVIRPGLNGSNAHREKFDLLDTGSGDPDLMKGDGIYSRYFNPMIGGLGVYTFEITVSDSSSNAYTWQHSSHRNIERNPVNSESNCCGSFMTSPSVEQLNPFQRIITPLSVTYTAEDLSSSSANVGRVGDLKAEIVKSELKARLTWTSPDMGGNSVARYEIRYSQSLRSLLNDFDSAPVWIHGTPLPLAPGSETVFSVDMNKMPELLDQTLFVAVKAYGRVESDSIPGPVSNWVRVSVPSPPPPPSLITTHSSVSSADPSWTSANQNVIPGIAGDFEMHYDVLVPAAGGLMLLALLLLMYCVFCAVKRNRKPEKQSPKPEKSLNVSVIPNGNGGALNISSPMNAIKTELESHFEPCLIDTGDAKKRYSVAQYGTAATNDHHYNLQQQQQHQQPHQQPHQQPHPYHHQSNGHLSVIAGATLTRAPKPLSPYQSWTASQLLHEHERRTSPYGQIGDFENQYPPPVPPLPAYQQQQLQQQQQQQQQQQANAENIYGTAPGHFQQQQNGLPPPGQYNNYHRNNMILFNQSLQGSLSSVSSGDKKKRNITMV